DNA from Candidatus Delongbacteria bacterium:
AAATTGAATATTTGTCGAAGACCGAAGCGGAGCATCGTGGCTGTTAGGTATAGTCAAATACTAGGAGACATTAAATATTAACTTAATACCATAGTCTAATTCTTGCATTGTACTATAAGGTAAGATACTAATTTTCTCTGTAAGTCTTCTTTTATCAATAGTAGATATTTGTGATATATTTATAACACCATTTTTGGTTAAACCAGATTCTGATGCTTCAAGATATACATTTCCTGGTGCATCTGCCAAATTCAAATTAGTAGTAATTGAAGCTACAATAACTGTTTGTATATTACTTCTATTGAATGAATCATCTTGAATAATAACAATAGGTCTTTTTAAACCTTGTTCACTTCCAAAGGGGACTCCTAAGTCAGCCCACCAAATCTCACCACGTATCATTTCCAGTAGCCTTTCTTAAAGTATCTAATCCTACGTCATTAAAGTCATTTTTAGGATTCTGATTATATAATACAAGGTTTAACTTCTCAGTTATTTTATCTTTATTATGGTGTTCAATAAACTCTTTAATTGCCATTACATATAATTGACTTCTTGCTACCCCTAATTGTTTTGCTGTAATTTCTGCTTCATTATACACATTATCAGGAATTGAAATTGCTGTTTTCATAATTAAAGTATAACAATAGTATAACCTTTTTACAATAGAAACATTATATAACACCAAACTTTCCGCCGATATTTGAAGTCTACCCCGAAGTTGGTAGACTTGGCGAAGCCTGTAGCAAAGCGGAGCATCGTGTCTGTTTTGTACAGGAATTAGACTTCTGGTTTTATATTCCTCTGTTCTAAGAGTGCTGTAACATATTTTACATTTTCAACATCTTGAATTTCAGTTCTCATTCCATCTTTTTTTAGAACTGAAAGATATCAATCTGTATTTTTGTATGAATGTACCTTTTCCCAATTTAGTGCATCACTACCCAAGATTATACCATTTTCATAAATTCCATTAGATTCTGCATATTTCTTAATAGAAATAAAATTTATTATAGTTTGAAAGATTGTCATTGCATAAATTACAGCAATTACTTTGCGGATTAGTAATAAAAACAAAGTGGAAAAGATCATAATAATCATAACTGCTTTATTTGGAGTTTTTACTTATAAGAGTATAATATTAGAAACTTTCTTTCCCATATCTGTAAGAACTCTTTTTTTACTACTTAACTGGTATAAACCTATTAATAATGAACCTAAAGGAGCTACGATATAAACTAGTAAAAATGTTACTGAAATGATTAAACCACCAATATTAATTTGCATTTTAACTCCTAATTATTACACTTAACGTTCCGCGAATATGCGAAGTATAATTCAAAAAAGGGGACACAATAGATTTCCCAATCATACCATTATTTGCCACTTCACTCCAAACTTATCAATGACAGCTCCATATAGTTAACTAAAGAATTGAGGTGCAAGATCTATTTCTACTTTTCCTTGAAAACTCAATTCTTTAAAAGCATGAATTACTTCTTCTTTAGAATCCATCATTACGTTAAAAAGAATCATGTTTCCCATAATCAGGCTATCAAAATTGTCACTGCAATTGAACTTTGTTCCACAAATTGTAATGCTTGCATGCATAACAGAGTTCAACATGTTCTCAGTTATATTCATTTTGTTATTTTGTGGTGCATCTCTATAATAAATGCTTTCTCATATAAATCTATTGCATCTTTACAATTCCCTGCAAAATGGATTGTTGGAACGACCATAAAATCTCACTTTTTTTCTCGAATTTTTTCCAAATCCGTAATTACTTTATCTTCTGTATATCCAGTCTTTTC
Protein-coding regions in this window:
- a CDS encoding ChpI protein, with amino-acid sequence MKTAISIPDNVYNEAEITAKQLGVARSQLYVMAIKEFIEHHNKDKITEKLNLVLYNQNPKNDFNDVGLDTLRKATGNDTW
- a CDS encoding type II toxin-antitoxin system PemK/MazF family toxin, with product MIRGEIWWADLGVPFGSEQGLKRPIVIIQDDSFNRSNIQTVIVASITTNLNLADAPGNVYLEASESGLTKNGVINISQISTIDKRRLTEKISILPYSTMQELDYGIKLIFNVS